One genomic segment of Helicobacter enhydrae includes these proteins:
- the ccoS gene encoding cbb3-type cytochrome oxidase assembly protein CcoS, translating into MSVGILGVMLYVSLFLGFIGLVAFLWGIKNHQFSDEKKMLQGVLYDGEEELNLAKQKEENSRRKNV; encoded by the coding sequence ATGAGCGTAGGAATCCTAGGAGTGATGTTGTATGTATCTCTTTTTTTGGGTTTTATTGGGCTAGTTGCATTTCTTTGGGGAATCAAAAATCATCAATTCAGCGATGAAAAAAAAATGTTGCAAGGCGTTTTGTATGACGGAGAAGAAGAACTCAACCTTGCAAAACAAAAAGAAGAAAATTCAAGGAGAAAAAATGTTTGA
- a CDS encoding NAD(P)-binding domain-containing protein yields the protein MFDLAIIGSGTTGIAVAVEAKALGIGNIILLEKGDNHSMTIRKFYKDGKRVDKDYKGQEVDLQGSIKFVDGNKESTLELFDSLIASNGLDLKTNCDVEKIQEVAEGFEIHTSGGEVFKSKFAVISIGKMGQPNKPSYAIPLTIRSIVNFNANSVKAGEKLLIIGGGNSAVEYAYDLCNTNPTTLNYRRTEFARINDTNAEELNKVIKNGKLQTKLGVDIVTLSDEGGKVGVQFADGSQEVFDRLIYAIGGATPLDFLQKCKLKLDESNTPISNAQCETSIPNLFIAGDIALQSGGSIAIGLNQAYIIAQEIAKRI from the coding sequence ATGTTTGATTTAGCAATTATTGGATCTGGGACAACAGGTATTGCGGTGGCTGTTGAGGCAAAGGCATTGGGAATTGGCAATATTATTTTGCTAGAAAAGGGTGACAACCATTCAATGACTATTCGCAAATTCTACAAAGACGGGAAAAGGGTGGATAAAGATTACAAAGGGCAAGAGGTGGATCTGCAAGGCTCTATCAAGTTTGTTGATGGCAACAAAGAAAGCACATTGGAGCTTTTTGATTCACTCATTGCTTCAAATGGGCTAGATCTCAAAACAAATTGTGATGTCGAAAAAATCCAAGAAGTTGCAGAGGGGTTTGAAATCCATACAAGCGGTGGAGAAGTGTTCAAAAGCAAGTTTGCAGTGATTAGTATCGGAAAAATGGGGCAGCCCAACAAACCAAGCTATGCGATCCCATTGACTATACGCTCGATTGTCAATTTCAATGCCAACAGCGTCAAAGCAGGAGAAAAACTACTCATCATCGGTGGCGGAAACTCAGCTGTAGAATACGCTTATGATTTGTGCAATACCAACCCCACAACGCTCAACTATCGTCGCACAGAATTTGCCAGAATCAATGACACCAACGCAGAAGAACTCAACAAGGTGATTAAAAATGGCAAATTGCAAACAAAATTGGGAGTAGATATTGTTACTCTAAGTGATGAGGGTGGAAAAGTAGGAGTGCAGTTTGCAGATGGGAGTCAAGAGGTTTTTGATCGCCTCATCTATGCAATCGGCGGAGCAACTCCTCTAGATTTTTTGCAAAAATGCAAACTCAAACTTGATGAGAGTAATACGCCAATCAGCAACGCTCAATGCGAAACTAGTATCCCCAATCTTTTCATCGCAGGAGATATTGCTTTGCAAAGTGGAGGATCAATCGCAATCGGCTTGAATCAAGCCTATATCATTGCACAAGAAATTGCAAAAAGAATCTAG
- the rpmB gene encoding 50S ribosomal protein L28, which translates to MARKCFFTGKGPMVGNNVSHANNKNKKRSLPNLRSVRVRLEDGTTMKIKVAASTLRTMKKRS; encoded by the coding sequence ATGGCAAGGAAATGTTTTTTTACAGGCAAGGGTCCAATGGTGGGCAACAATGTAAGTCACGCAAACAACAAAAACAAAAAACGCTCTCTCCCTAATCTAAGAAGCGTGCGTGTAAGACTTGAAGATGGCACTACGATGAAAATCAAAGTCGCTGCCTCTACTTTAAGAACAATGAAAAAGAGATCTTAA
- a CDS encoding potassium channel family protein, with the protein MLKKIKKILHWRDQKQQVEVDLSSALYEQLKYFRLPLVLIQIFLLIGTLGYLWLEDYNLMDAFFQAAYTFTNTGFGSLKEEEFTPLSIIFTTIIMFSGAGVIAFSVATVVSIINDGRLIRLIREKKMVQKIVRLRNHYVVCYHNEYTIELARQFREAQIPFVVVDNQPNFEEEAKKHKYPYYIVGDPHTDTAILKTHLASAKGIVSFSKIPADNIALIVSVRLFEKELGRKAYYVIASADSQEDIDRLKKLGANSVVSATKLMAQRVSAMAIRPDMENLLEQFAYKKDTQLDLEEVVVPKYSWLVLKKLKDAHFRAVTQVSIVGITQKDGKYITMPTGETIVPSESKLLMIGTSEGIRETKRLILRREKPDEIKKQDK; encoded by the coding sequence TTGCTAAAAAAAATCAAGAAAATTCTTCATTGGAGGGATCAAAAACAACAAGTTGAAGTTGATTTGAGCAGTGCGCTTTATGAGCAACTCAAATACTTCCGCCTTCCTTTAGTTCTCATTCAAATCTTTCTTCTAATCGGGACTTTGGGGTATTTGTGGCTAGAAGATTATAATTTGATGGATGCTTTTTTCCAAGCTGCATATACTTTTACAAATACCGGCTTTGGCTCACTCAAAGAAGAAGAATTCACTCCGTTATCTATTATTTTTACAACAATTATTATGTTTTCTGGAGCGGGTGTGATTGCTTTTAGCGTTGCAACGGTTGTCAGTATCATCAATGATGGGAGATTGATTAGGTTAATACGGGAGAAAAAAATGGTGCAGAAAATCGTCAGATTGAGAAATCACTATGTCGTGTGTTATCACAACGAATACACAATCGAGTTGGCAAGACAATTTCGAGAAGCACAGATTCCTTTTGTGGTGGTCGATAATCAGCCAAACTTTGAAGAGGAAGCAAAAAAGCATAAATATCCTTATTACATCGTCGGCGATCCTCATACGGATACAGCGATCCTCAAAACACATCTTGCAAGTGCCAAAGGGATTGTGAGCTTTTCAAAAATCCCAGCAGACAATATCGCCCTTATCGTATCAGTGCGTTTGTTTGAAAAAGAGCTTGGACGCAAGGCATACTATGTGATTGCGAGTGCTGATTCTCAAGAAGACATCGATCGCCTCAAAAAATTGGGAGCAAACTCTGTCGTATCGGCAACCAAACTGATGGCTCAACGCGTAAGTGCAATGGCGATCAGACCAGATATGGAAAATCTACTAGAGCAATTTGCTTACAAAAAAGACACACAACTCGATCTAGAAGAAGTGGTGGTGCCCAAATATAGTTGGCTTGTCCTCAAAAAACTCAAAGATGCACATTTCAGGGCAGTCACACAAGTTTCTATTGTCGGGATTACACAAAAAGATGGCAAATACATCACAATGCCTACAGGCGAAACAATCGTCCCAAGTGAATCCAAACTCCTAATGATTGGCACAAGTGAGGGAATACGCGAAACAAAACGCCTGATTTTGCGTCGTGAAAAACCCGATGAAATCAAAAAACAGGATAAATAA